In one window of Acanthochromis polyacanthus isolate Apoly-LR-REF ecotype Palm Island chromosome 8, KAUST_Apoly_ChrSc, whole genome shotgun sequence DNA:
- the hapln3 gene encoding hyaluronan and proteoglycan link protein 3 has translation MLGLLRPLPAMCLYLLLLLLPGGHCRILGYNNGFHYQDISNGNGNGEIYFNGVRLHVESPQPSVSATRGSSVTLPCHFHYEPELAAPRRTRVKWSWLPANTITAPVSPEAFARETEVMVAMGNRHRSYGSFRGRVRLRRSAPGDMSLVINELQLNDTGRYRCEVIDGLEDESVTVELELRGVVFPYYSQKGRYHFNFFGAHQACQDQDATLATFEQLFAAWEEGLDWCNAGWLADGTVQYPITVSRDGCGGEDLAPGLRNYGQRHRILHHYDAFCFSASVKGTVYFLKQSTKLNFTEAVQACASDGSQIAKVGQLYAAWRLMGLDRCDAGWLADGSVRYPVTKPRANCGPQQPGVRSFGFPPLSLKFGVYCYR, from the exons ATGCTCGGTCTACTGCGCCCTCTGCCGGCCATGTGCCtgtacctgctgctgctgctgctgcccggTGGACACTGCAGGATCCTCGGGTACAACAATGGCTTTCACTACCAGGACATCAGCAACGGCAACGGGAACGGAGAGA TCTATTTCAATGGGGTTCGTCTCCATGTGGAGTCCCCCCAGCCTTCAGTGTCGGCCACGAGGGGGAGCAGTGTCACCCTTCCCTGTCACTTCCACTACGAGCCTGAGCTGGCTGCACCACGCAGAACTCGCGTCAAATGGTCCTGGCTGCCTGCCAACACCATCACTGCACCTGTTTCCCCTGAAGCCTTCGCCAGGGAAACTGAGGTTATGGTCGCCATGGGCAACCGTCACCGCAGCTACGGCAGCTTCCGGGGCCGTGTCCGTCTGAGGCGCTCAGCGCCAGGGGACATGTCTCTAGTCATCAATGAGCTGCAACTCAATGACACAGGAAGATATCGCTGTGAGGTGATCGACGGCCTGGAGGATGAGAGTGTGACGGTGGAGCTGGAGCTGCGGg GTGTGGTGTTCCCCTACTACTCTCAGAAAGGACGCTACCATTTTAACTTCTTTGGGGCCCATCAAGCATGCCAGGATCAGGACGCCACTCTGGCTACATTCGAGCAGCTCTTTGCAGCGTGGGAGGAGGGGCTAGACTGGTGTAACGCCGGCTGGTTGGCTGATGGCACTGTTCAGTATCCAATCACAGTCTCTCGTGACGGCTGTGGGGGTGAAGACTTGGCTCCTGGTTTGCGGAACTATGGACAACGACATCGGATCCTCCACCACTATGATGCTTTCTGCTTCTCAGCCTCTGTAAAGG GGACTGTGTACTTCTTAAAGCAGTCGACCAAGCTCAACTTCACTGAAGCAGTTCAGGCCTGTGCTAGCGATGGAAGTCAGATTGCCAAAGTGGGGCAGCTGTACGCTGCATGGAGGCTGATGGGATTGGACCGCTGTGACGCAGGCTGGCTGGCTGACGGAAGTGTCCGTTATCCTGTCACAAAGCCCCGGGCTAACTGTGGCCCACAGCAACCAGGTGTGCGCAGTTTTGGGTTCCCCCCGCTGTCCCTGAAATTTGGTGTCTACTGTTATCGATAG
- the acanb gene encoding aggrecan core protein, translated as MTPLLLLCLSLLPFISATISFEDQDDVDGTLRVSIPMEMPLRPLLGDKILVPCYFQDNTVNDPGAPTIAPLSHRIKWTYVTKEKVSTILVASEGKVQVETEYLDRVTMVNYPLVPTDATMEMTELRSKDSGTYRCEVMHGIEDNYDSVDIQVQGIVFHYRAISTRYTLTFEKAKAACIQNSATIATPAQLQAAYDDGYHQCDAGWLSDQTVRYPIHEPRDRCYGDKETFPGVRTYGVRDVNETYDVYCFAEKMSGRVFYSMSVEKFTFYEAGDQCAKLGARLATTGELYLAWKGGMDVCNAGWLGDRSVRYPINIARPQCGGGLLGVRTVYLFPNQTGYPYPDSRYDAICFQAGEDEGVVPERTTPFPDIIKMTTAPGLLPSSTTSAEHTEIRSGGVDTFSPRPIPPSVTDTLTPVIPEPALGLTDIYAAMGPTGVVFHYRPITGRYTLTFSEAQQACQNIGAVIASPPQLQAAFEKGLHQCDAGWLRDQTVRYPIVSPRDNCAGNLPHLPGVRSYGLRPATERYDVFCYVERLRGEVFFTSDYDSFSYEEAVQHCQKLNTTLAAPGQLYAAWNQGLDKCRPGWLMDRSVRYPITTPRSHCGGGQVGVHIIYAFPNQTGFPDEHSRYDAYCFKAEFPVVHAENETSVDLTIVTVDVINKTTVTVEHFAPTVETTVDYNDTETHVTITETEFINKTTVTTQQVAPTVRPVLPPPPVDASGSGSASGEISGESGASSTSGEASGSGQDVIFSGHTDVFSGDQSASGGPQEAEGGSSVIFTSGDPGSASGSGSGSGSGFVEGYDRQHSGSGISGSGFASGSGDISGESMIIMVDGKMVEVSKTHQTSTEQELGQSGIDTSGSFLESSVSGSGGMSGSGFSGFSGISFVDHSAIDLTVQPSGEQEVSGYHPFGSGFRGGFPSGFPSGVSSSGSASGDSFQHRGDVIYITDDEMIEMTASPLERQPEQGRGVVEVSGEGSGSAIHHEFSGSFHLSGSGAPHERPTAEGLSITLPPGSTMTHTEYIASFGQSGLGEIGQEEPTPAVVTPDAAYTSPTTAPSVSFATPAVVEQPQVVADLCDPNPCGSGTCSVQRDIAVCQCPTGFTGDDCSTPVQGCAEGWLEFMGNCYLHFAERVTWSEAEQRCQELNAHLVSISSQEEQQFVNTHGQDYQWIGLNDKDVQNEFRWTDGSPLSFVNWRPNQPDNYFNSGEDCVVMIWQEGGQWNDVPCNYHLPFTCKTGPVMCGAPPEVEHGRPMGSSRQRYPVDSIVRYQCDAGFTQRHLPVIRCLTNGQWEEPQVECTEAGANSNRLHKRSLRRRSQGVSSRQEQRKLH; from the exons ATGACCCCCCTGcttctgctgtgtttgtctttgctgCCCTTCATCTCGGCAACAATATCATTTGAAGACCAAGATG ACGTGGACGGCACGTTGCGTGTCAGCATCCCTATGGAGATGCCTCTCCGTCCTCTGCTAGGAGACAAGATCTTGGTGCCATGTTACTTTCAGGACAACACTGTCAACGACCCTGGAGCCCCAACCATCGCCCCGCTCTCACACCGCATCAAATGGACTTACGTCACTAAGGAGAAAGTCAGCACAATCCTGGTGGCGTCAGAGGGCAAAGTTCAAGTGGAGACAGAGTATTTGGATAGAGTGACAATGGTCAACTACCCGCTGGTGCCCACTGATGCCACCATGGAAATGACAGAACTGAGGTCCAAAGATTCTGGCACCTACCGGTGCGAGGTGATGCATGGCATCGAGGACAACTACGACTCTGTGGATATCCAGGTTCAGG GAATTGTTTTCCACTACCGGGCCATCTCCACCCGTTACACTCTGACATTTGAAAAGGCCAAGGCAGCCTGTATCCAGAACAGTGCCACCATCGCTACTCCAGCCCAGCTCCAGGCTGCCTATGATGATGGATATCACCAGTGTGATGCTGGATGGCTTTCTGATCAGACTGTCAG ATACCCCATCCATGAGCCACGGGACCGTTGCTATGGTGACAAGGAAACCTTCCCCGGTGTGAGAACTTATGGCGTGAGAGACGTCAACGAGACCTATGACGTGTATTGTTTTGCAGAGAAGATGTCAG GCAGAGTCTTCTACTCCATGTCCGTAGAGAAATTTACCTTCTATGAAGCAGGAGATCAGTGTGCCAAACTGGGTGCCAGACTCGCCACTACCGGAGAGCTTTACCTTGCCTGGAAAGGAGGCATGGATGTGTGTAACGCTGGCTGGCTGGGCGACAGGAGCGTACGTTACCCCATCAACATCGCCAGGCCTCAGTGTGGAGGGGGACTCCTGGGAGTGCGAACCGTCTACCTGTTCCCCAACCAGACAGGATACCCCTACCCAGACTCTCGCTACGATGCCATCTGCTTTCAGG CTGGTGAGGATGAAGGTGTGGTGCCTGAGAGGACCACCCCTTTCCCTGACATCATCAAAATGACAACTGCCCCTGGACTGTTGCCAAGCAGCACCACTTCGGCTGAACATACGGAGATTAGGTCTGGAGGAGTGGACACTTTCTCCCCACGGCCCATCCCACCCAGTGTGACAGACACACTGACCCCTGTGATCCCTGAGCCTGCACTGGGTCTGACAGATATATATGCTGCCATGGGTCCCACCG GTGTGGTGTTCCACTACCGGCCCATCACCGGTCGGTACACTCTGACCTTTTCAGAGGCTCAGCAGGCTTGCCAAAATATTGGGGCGGTCATCGCTagccctccacagctgcaggcAGCCTTTGAGAAAGGTCTACACCAATGTGATGCTGGCTGGCTGCGCGACCAAACCGTCCG GTATCCAATCGTGTCACCCAGAGATAACTGTGCTGGTAATCTGCCACACCTTCCAGGAGTTCGATCCTACGGCCTGAGACCGGCCACTGAGCGCTATGATGTATTCTGTTATGTAGAACGTCTCAGAG GTGAGGTCTTCTTCACCAGCGACTATGACAGTTTCTCCTATGAGGAGGCTGTGCAGCACTGTCAGAAACTCAACACCACCCTGGCTGCCCCTGGGCAGCTGTATGCTGCCTGGAATCAAGGACTTGACAAGTGTCGTCCAGGCTGGCTGATGGACCGCAGTGTCCGTTACCCCATCACAACCCCCAGATCTCACTGTGGTGGCGGACAGGTGGGAGTCCACATCATCTACGCATTCCCCAACCAGACAGGCTTCCCTGATGAGCACTCACGCTACGACGCCTACTGTTTTAAAG CTGAATTTCCTGTTGTTCATGCTGAAAATGAAACCAGTGTAGACCTGACGATAGTGACTGTGGATGTTATCAACAAGACAACAGTCACAGTTGAACACTTTGCTCCCACTG TTGAGACTACTGTAGACTACAACGACACTGAAACCCACGTAACTATTACTGAAACTGAGTTTATCAACAAGACAACCGTCACAACTCAACAAGTTGCTCCTACTG TGAGACCAGTTTTACCTCCACCCCCAGTTGATGCGTCCGGCTCTGGGTCAGCCAGTGGAGAGATCTCTGGGGAGTCTGGAGCCTCCAGCACCAGTGGTGAAGCGTCTGGGTCAGGGCAGGACGTCATCTTCAGCGGACACactgatgtcttctctggagacCAGTCAGCCTCTGGAGGCCCACAGGAGGCCGAAGGAGGAAGTTCTGTCATCTTCACATCTGGAGACCCTGGCAGTGCATCTGGATCTGGATCTGGATCTGGATCTGGATTTGTTGAAGGGTATGACAGGCAACATTCTGGCTCCGGTATATCAGGATCAGGTTTTGCCAGTGGAAGTGGAGACATCAGTGGAGAATCAATGATCATCATGGTTGATGGAAAGATGGTGGAGGTGTCAAAAACCCACCAAACATCCACTGAACAGGAACTTGGCCAGAGCGGCATCGATACCAGTGGGAGCTTCTTGGAATCAAGTGTGTCTGGATCAGGAGGTATGTCTGGGTCAGGCTTCAGTGGGTTTTCTGGCATTTCATTTGTCGACCACAGTGCCATTGACCTAACAGTCCAACCGTCTGGGGAGCAAGAGGTGTCCGGATATCACCCCTTTGGATCAGGGTTCCGCGGCGGTTTCCCAAGTGGTTTTCCATCCGGTGTTTCAAGCAGTGGATCTGCCTCTGGAGACTCTTTCCAGCATCGTGGTGACGTCATCTACATAACAGATGATGAGATGATAGAGATGACTGCATCACCACTGGAACGCCAGCCTGAGCAGGGTCGAGGTGTGGTAGAGGTAAGCGGGGAAGGAAGTGGGTCAGCGATCCACCATGAATTCAGTGGCAGCTTCCATCTCTCAGGAAGTGGAGCTCCTCATGAAAGACCAACTGCTGAGGGACTCTCTATCACCCTGCCGCCTGGCTCTACAATGACTCACACAGAGTACATTGCCTCTTTTGGCCAATCTGGACTTGGGGAGATTGGTCAGGAAGAGCCCACTCCAGCAGTAGTGACTCCAGACGCAGCCTACACCAGCCCAACCACAGCGCCATCCGTGTCATTCGCAACTCCTGCTGTTGTGGAGCAGCCTCAAGTAGTAGCAG ACCTCTGTGATCCAAACCCATGTGGTTCAGGAACCTGCTCTGTGCAGAGAGACATCGCTGTGTGTCAGTGTCCTACTGGATTCACTGGTGATGACTGTTCAACAC CTGTGCAGGGCTGTGCTGAGGGCTGGCTGGAGTTCATGGGGAACTGTTACCTCCACTTTGCGGAAAGAGTCACCTGGTCTGAGGCAGAACAACGCTGTCAGGAGCTCAATGCTCACCTGGTCAGCATCAGCTCCCAGGAGGAACAGCAGTTTGTCAACA CCCACGGTCAGGACTACCAGTGGATTGGACTTAATGACAAAGACGTACAGAATGAGTTCCGCTGGACAGATGGTAGTCCTCTG TCTTTTGTGAACTGGAGGCCTAACCAGCCAGACAACTACTTCAACTCTGGGGAGGATTGTGTTGTGATGATCTGGCAAGAGGGCGGACAGTGGAATGATGTGCCTTGCAACTACCACCTTCCCTTCACCTGCAAGACTGGACCTG TGATGTGTGGAGCTCCCCCAGAGGTGGAACACGGCCGACCGATGGGCAGCAGCAGACAGCGCTACCCCGTTGACTCCATAGTCCGCTACCAGTGTGACGCAGGCTTCACACAGCGCCACCTGCCTGTCATACGCTGTCTGACAAATGGACAGTGGGAAGAGCCACAAGTGGAATGTACAGAAG CCGGCGCCAACAGTAACCGACTACACAAAAGGTCCCTCAGGAGAAGAAGTCAAGGGGTCAGCAGCCGACAGGAACAGAGGAAACTCCACTGA